The DNA window ttcatacaaaggttccaatctattggccgccaccactatctcggcctgggcagcaggggcaggtgccactggaactactggcaccggaactgcaggagcaccctgctgtctcaacctctgaatctcgaggtcttgctcttcaatccgggcttgcatctcagcaaaccgaacctcccaattctgggctccctgatcggctgggggagcctgggcagcctgtggcaggttctcatcaccccgaccacgagccctgcctcagggacctctacctcggcccctaactggcgggggaaactgagctccctgaccttgattagACCCCACTGAGTTTCCCTGACTCCTGATAGtccgtctggcgtccatctagttagaaccgcctgcgaaaccaagagttggcatatcaggtcgcattcaaggagagcttactaatgccgcttaatttggaaattaaaaacgaaccatgcgcctattctactattaggctactaacatgcttcctaacaggcttttctttttcataaataaataaacaaactactaaagcaataaaggcttactgaaccgtggaacgagctaactgctgatgatgattgtacatgtcgtgacgatctttggaagacaacgtggcggctctgataccaaattgtaacaccctaactaacataggcgtattacgtgatttttaaacatgctgtgcagatcgttgctagtcaacgaggtttatggaaaacatgattaattaaaatttttcctttttaattaaacttataaaatatttatacaaaagactcgggatcccgattacaaaatcatttacaaaaagtttactgttcatacaaaataattgtcgcctagcgactagttacaaaaattagccttgctgtcccgaggatcgtacgctccaggcctaactgccccgacatgtacaatcttcataagctcgttcacggtccatcagctttagccttgcctttacctacacataaacgtagaactgtgagtcgacagactctgTAAGAATAGcataattatattcatacataaaacccggtcatgatcagatgcccatacccctgatcataaccctaactgtcgtgtccaacacgatactgagtccccctaactgccgtgtccaacacggtactgagttctgaacgttcatagggacagtactattgacaagtaagagcctgatcggtcgaaccggtcatactccggctgctggtcatactccagcctgtaccgacgtgttacagtatccacctgatcggtcgaaccggtcatactctggctgctgctcatactccagcctgtacggacgggatacgtcaatagtacggaaccaccaacctaagtgtcagcctgatcggtcgaaccggtcatactccggctgctggtcatactccagcctgtaccgacgtgacggggttggatggttcgaagctaacatacataactaatgtaatctaacggcttcctacatgcacgctaaacatgtaatctacatatgcatactattacactaatcttacctggattccgaattcaggtgtgtcggtcaacctgactggaactatctgcgcggcggattacaggctcctaaactataaaaatcacaacactataagcgacacgctaaagcacttcccggggacttaaactaggaactaaaagtttccctatcgatacaaagcatggaaatacccctaaaaacataaaatcgaggaaatctagggttcctgaattttcccaaaccggtagaccggttgcccaaccggaattccagttctgtgaaatttcagaaccccatccgaaattctggatgcacaaccggaattccggttcctcgcaggcagcaacatcaaaaattcatatcttgctcaaatcaactcctaatcatctcaaaccttccagacctattccatataacccctagaacatttctaaggcaacaaaaccacccagattgcacataatcaaaaatcaccattaaagctcaagctttgagttcaaaactcaaacttgagcaaacctagctaacatgcaatcaaaccagcttaaatctactaaatcatgcataaTAAAGCCTCTAGAAACAACTACAAACatccacaacatcacagcaacagattataACCAACTCTCtttgaaaatcatagttttagcatagaaattcataactttgctcaacctaactatcatgcttcacAACATCTCAAATTAACTCAAATAAACAaactttaaacctcagaaatcaacaacaaaaacacagcagcaacaacctcaaaaatcatgcatgcattacactaaattcatcaaaattcaacaatttttaaagaagaaaggaagaggagctaacctagcttgaagaatacttagattggaagagaaatggcttgaaaatcaaaggaaaaaaatCCAGCTTCTTGCACACACAcacccagccgagagagaggaaaagagagtggttttttttgaaatttttctatttttgactaagtgttgatttttttgtaaaatgaattaAAAGCTACTTAACATATATCAATTCATTTCATCCaaataataaacaattaacatatatttttcaattaacaaattcactaaaagacaaaatatcattggggcaaaaagaccattttgcccctccacactaaaaccacataaataacactaaaggggtatttttgggaaattctaaattcccggccattcccgacattcccaatgtctaataaccgtcccaaactacaacatactaagttgtgatttttactgagccaaacaccgagttccaaaatgccgggcaccggaatgcaaaattatgcaaactactacatgacataaaaatgcatctctgaattcaataataacagtataataaattatttaaatagctataaataatttcgtaattaaacgtgattaacagctaatttccaaattaaactgaGCGGTCTTTACAGGGGTGTTTAAGGTAATTATATCATCTTgaagaaatctcaaaattattattgatgaacaactaaaTTATTTTAGGTCAAAAAATCAAATCTTATAAGGTGGCACAAAAAAAAGTTCTATGgacattttaatataaaaaataattacaataaaataaataagccaaTCTAAAACTCAATATTTAACAACAcataatttctagagttataaGATTTTTTCTTACCAATGTACTACGAAATATAAATGAACGCACTCGGTACGTGATATTTTGTACACAAATTTTACTCAGCATCATGCAGAAACAATAAATGTACATGGTACGTGATATAATATACTCAACTACCATCGCACAAACATGTAGAAGATATGAAGGAATGAAAAGACAAAAATAACTACCCCAAACAGTAACTTCGTTGTACTTTTTCGTACCTTAACTACCCCTGACAGTATTTTGATtgttcctttttattttttaattaaaaaatcaaattaacaaACCGATAAACCAACCCACACCATTcggtttttaaataaataaataaattcacacATTATTACGTACCCTAGGACTCACTTGCCCTACAACGAAATTCATTCTAGCagcctatacatatatatatattattctaacAGTGTTAATAACAAATTAATGAAGAACTCCACTTACTTACACGTATCATAACTTAAATGTATTGGACCAATCTGTTTAacttttttacagaattttttCCGATTGATTCCAACTGATGCTCGCTATATGTTTTATCTAAATTCAggttatgaatatgtatatatctgtatatattaatttgttattattgtatatttaggttatatagattatatatatgagaggactatatatttatatatgtgatttatattGTATGTTTAGGTTTTAGGTTTTGTAAATATGTGAGAGAATAATGagtgatatttataatatattgttAGATTTATAAAGCGTGAAAGAATTAAAGAGAGAATAATTAGGAGTGTTTGAAGaatcatttataatttataagcgTTATTAGCATTATTTGACTTTTAACTACTTATGGATATTACAGCACGACCTAAGGTTTACGTTTCACGTTCCTTCAAAATACAATTAGCTAGATATACATTATTTCAAAAACATAactgtaaataattaattagagataatgcatatatattaattattatatatttcaaaCTTGAATAAACTGCTCCAAAAGGCTCAATATATGTATatcgtttttctttttttattttattatattgggTTTTTTTGCGGAAAACAGATACatattactttaatttttatttattgaaggACATGAATAATGCCTATCATTTAGTCCCTCCGTTTAGCATAGTCATCTGAAAACTGATATCTTGAGCAATATTCTGTGCATCTTGTGAAATGCCCAGTAATCCTCTTGATGAGAACCCAGCGCAGTAAATCCCACTTTTGCCTTTCCAATACTCATTGGGCAACCTTTGTCGAGGCATTCCATCTTCGTTGAACAGATCTTCACCACCCTGCGCGCCGTTtattaattttccataattattaataatcagCTACTCCACACATATATACTGATATGCACACTCATATATAATGTATTTACCTTAAGCCAATTTCTGACAGTGCTTTTGTAACCAGTGGCAAAGATTATGGCATCAAAGCAACGAGTTTTGCGGTTCTCAAATTCAACACAGTTTTCTTGAACGTTTGTTATGGACGGAAATACCTAAGTATATTGCAATAGTCATTATATATATTGGtctccatatatatatttatgtatgtatCCGTATATATAACGAATATATATTTGGTTTATTATTTATACCTTGATTTCTGCTGATTTAATCTTTGCCACAGATCCAACGTCAATGGTTGGAGATCGACCAGTTGTTGCTTTAAGAAAGAAAGGTCCTTTATTTGGTGTTTGAAGTCCATACTCAGACAAATTTCCATGCTTTAATCTACCCAAAGCCGAAACGATAGCGTCGACAATTTTGATAGGCATGAATTTCAATAGAAACATTCCCAGTTTGACAATATTCTCACTTAGCAAATGCACCTGGACAAGTAGAGTAAAAATATCAaatcattaattattaattaatactaCAAATAAAAAAACGTTTTCTtatttaaagaaagaaaaaagaaaacttcCAGTTTTATAACAATTGTTAAACGTATAGAATTATTTAATacgggaaaataattaattcatagTTAATGTGAAAAGAAAATTTAtatcaaagaaaacaaaataaaagttatcataatttcttttaataatGAATTACCGGACTCCGTGCTACGATGGAAGTGTTAGCACCCCAATTTGATAAATCGAAGGCAATCTCCATGCCGGAGTTTCCAGCACCAACGACCAAAACACTTTTATCAGTATAACACTTTCCACAGTCATACTGGCTGGAGTGTATGACTTTCCCACGAAAAGTGTCTAAGCCCTCTATTGGAGGAATATAGCCATAGTTATTCTCCCCAGTAGCCACCACAAGAAATTTAGCAAAGTACACTTCGTATGATTCAGTTACCATGTTTTTAACGACAACAGACCATTTAGATATGTTGTCGTCGTAGAAGGAAGATTCCACGTGTCGGTTCAGGAGAGGTGACACCTGGAACCGAGCAACGTAGCTGTCCATGTATCGGATGAAGTCGTTTTTGGGGACAAAAGTTGGGGTGCCTTTAGGGAAAGGCATGTGAGGAAGCTGGCAGTATTGCTTGGCCAAATGAAGCTTGAGTCGATCGTAAGATCTTTTCTTCCATAGAGAAGCATAGCAGTCTTCTCTTTCGATAACAATGTTGGAGATTTTGAGGCGATTAAGGCATGCAGAAGTGGCTATGCCAGAAGGACCTGCTCCAACGATGACAACATCAACTTGCTCCATTTctcaaagaagaagaaaatgcaAGAACAATGTTGTATGTGAATGGTCTAGGTGTGTGTTTGGGGGCAATTTATGCTTGTATTTATACACCCACATTGCCTTTTTTTTGTACAAATTATCTCTCTTAAACGGTTTTTCCTTTTACTACCAAATTAATGTTATACATAATTTGGTGTTAGAATCCAATGTTGCAAAATAGGTAAGAGTTACAACTGTATACAGGAGCAAATATTAGACAAATTCTAAgtatgtatttaattaagtggaTTTtccatcataataataataataattactacaaaaaatagttacttttagtcacaacctTTATCATAACATAAAATTTTGTGATTCAAAATAATttctagtcacaacaaaaaattaggtgtgtgactaaaacataatattttaatataagttatcactaatttagttttagtcacaataagtattgGGACTAAAAAATTTAGGTGGCGATTGGTtggaagaaataaaaatataagaataagaatagaaatggaatagaataaaatttaaaatgcataaaagaatttgataaaaaaatcattaaatttttgctcatgttacattggaatggtctttcctaccatttcaaaatagaatagtcattccaccaaaatggtggaaacggcattccaatggaatgtcattctaatactaacaaaggaatagaatgaaaattgtttaCTTTCCATTCTATTCcgtttcattacctccaactaaACGCCAAATTTGTtgtaacaaattgtaatttttgtgactaatacctttagttATGACccttttagtcataacataaaattatgatttataattagtcacaatatttttacttttcgtcacaaattttattgtgactaaaagtaagattttttgtagtgaataataatatgaagaataagaagaataattataatatcctggaaactataataatatttaattagacatattttattaaatatgtgatcaTTCAGATATTGGAGTAAGACTATAATCTTACTTAAGCTAATTGTGGGTATTGTAAATatcttttttgaaataaaatatcttCGGGTTCGGCGGGCGTGGAAACTTGACGGAGTGGTCAGAAATGTCACGGCAATAAGAGTTGTGTTATGTTGGAATTATACTGGACTAGTTTAGAATATTATGTGGTCGTTTTAGTCAGGGTAGTTAGAGAGTGACCAAAATTCCCCTACGTAATGTTTTTAGCTTAGTAGTCTTGAAGGGTAGAATGGTCTTTTATTAATGTTAGACTATTTTGTCCTAAGTGAATCTTTCTAGGCTGAATTAGAATTATTATTAGGTTAgaatagcaaaaaaaaaaaaataattagataatTAAAGTTATAttcaaatagagaaaaaaaatcaaatatcaCATATCAAGCTTCTCCTTTTTTCTTCCTTCTTCGACAGTCGTATAAACCAACTAAACCAGAAATTTTTCTCTACTAATCAAGCAATCCTTGGCTGAAGTAGCTAACCCTAGGTGCAGCTCAAAGCTTTGAGGTAACTCTTTCTagttctctttgattttaagaATTTTAGGTTAAGTTTTGGTTGTATTTTATGTGTGATTTGGGGCTGTAGTTTAGATAGGTTTTGGGCTTAATTTCTACGTTTAATTGAGATTGTTGGTATGAGAATTGAGTGATTCCTTGGCTGTTAAGatttgaattttggaaaattgaGTTTAAGAACTTAATTTTGATTCAAACATGGTGAATTGAGAATTTTAATGAGTCGTTGAGTTTACATTGTTTAATTACattgattttatgttattgGAGTGTTTTGAAAAGTTTGAGCAGGATTGGAGGAGCTCGGGATTGGTTTCGGGGTGAAACCAGGATTTCCCCAACCTGCCGAAACCAGTCAACCAAATTTTTAGGTTACTAGTAAACTGGTCAAGCGTATGGCCAACAAGGGGAATTATAGGGTTTTTCCTTGAATTTGATTTTTGGGTTGGGGTGTTTTTCAAAGCTTTGATTAGGGTATTTTAgtgatatttatgttatttctaTCTAGTGGGGAGTTAGAGTTGTTCGGTTATGGAATTAGGGTTTAATCTAGAGTTTAGATAAATTATTTATCGAATTtcattgtcgtgacataggacccagGATCTTCGAGcatagttccactcaggttaGCA is part of the Cannabis sativa cultivar Pink pepper isolate KNU-18-1 chromosome 5, ASM2916894v1, whole genome shotgun sequence genome and encodes:
- the LOC133038561 gene encoding probable indole-3-pyruvate monooxygenase YUCCA11; its protein translation is MEQVDVVIVGAGPSGIATSACLNRLKISNIVIEREDCYASLWKKRSYDRLKLHLAKQYCQLPHMPFPKGTPTFVPKNDFIRYMDSYVARFQVSPLLNRHVESSFYDDNISKWSVVVKNMVTESYEVYFAKFLVVATGENNYGYIPPIEGLDTFRGKVIHSSQYDCGKCYTDKSVLVVGAGNSGMEIAFDLSNWGANTSIVARSPVHLLSENIVKLGMFLLKFMPIKIVDAIVSALGRLKHGNLSEYGLQTPNKGPFFLKATTGRSPTIDVGSVAKIKSAEIKVFPSITNVQENCVEFENRKTRCFDAIIFATGYKSTVRNWLKGGEDLFNEDGMPRQRLPNEYWKGKSGIYCAGFSSRGLLGISQDAQNIAQDISFQMTMLNGGTK